One window of the Vigna radiata var. radiata cultivar VC1973A chromosome 1, Vradiata_ver6, whole genome shotgun sequence genome contains the following:
- the LOC106764385 gene encoding protein trichome birefringence-like 19, with protein sequence MSFLYPFLFFFSFSMKFLHIELECGNTTKKQTVSNISKVVCIMFLIFTVTTALLKINKFKVAIGDLKEPERFPSTSVKKCDIFSGEWVPNPEAPYYTNTTCWAIHEHQNCMKHGRPDSEFIKWRWKPNECELPIFNPFQFLEIMRGKSMAFVGDSLARNHMQSMICLLSRVEWPIDVSNTNEFSFKQWKYSNYNFTMANYWTPHLVRAKKVDSNSALFNVYIDEFDETWTTHIKEFDYVIINGGQWFLGPLVFYEKQRVVGCQHCDLDNITHSNLYYGYRKVYNTTFKTIISLENFKGTIFLRTFSPSHFENGLWNKGGNCMRTKPFRSNETKLEGYDLELHKIQLDEFRIAKKEGIKKGLKFMLLDTTQAMLLRPDGHPNRYGYWPNENMTLYNDCVHWCLPGPIDTWSDFLLEMLKMESVTSISKNMIHS encoded by the exons ATGAGTTTCCTTTATcccttcctcttctttttctccttttccatGAAGTTCCTACATATCGAGCTTGAATGTGGGAACACAACCAAAAAACAAACAGTATCAAACATAAGTAAAGTAGTATGCATAATGTTTCTGATATTTACTGTGACCACAGCACTGTTGAAGATCAATAAATTTAAGGTTGCAATTGGTGATTTGAAGGAGCCAGAAAGGTTTCCCTCAACATCTGTGAAGAAGTGTGACATTTTCAGTGGGGAATGGGTGCCAAATCCTGAAGCACCATACTACACAAACACAACATGTTGGGCAATTCATGAACACCAAAACTGCATGAAACATGGGAGACCTGATTCTGAGTTCATCAAGTGGAGATGGAAGCCAAATGAGTGTGAACTTCCCATCTTCAACCCCTTTCAGTTCCTGGAAATTATGAGGGGAAAATCTATGGCTTTTGTTGGAGATTCCTTAGCCAGAAATCATATGCAGTCTATGATTTGCCTCCTTTCAAGG GTGGAGTGGCCCATAGATGTTTCCAACACGAATGAGTTTTCCTTCAAGCAATGGAAGTACTCAAATTACAACTTCACCATGGCTAATTATTGGACACCCCATCTAGTTAGGGCTAAAAAAGTGGATTCAAATAGTGCCCTCTTCAATGTTTACATTGATGAGTTTGATGAAACATGGACAACCCACATTAAAGAGTTTGACTATGTTATTATCAATGGAGGACAATGGTTTTTGGGACCCCTTGTGTTCTATGAGAAACAAAGAGTTGTTGGATGTCAACATTGTGACCTAGACAATATCACTCACTCAAACTTGTACTATGGCTATAGAAAGGTTTATAACACAACATTTAAAACCATCATTAGTTTAGAAAACTTCAAGGGTACCATATTTCTTAGAACATTTTCACCATCTCATTTTGAAAATGGATTGTGGAATAAAGGTGGAAATTGTATGAGAACTAAGCCATTTAGGAGTAATGAAACAAAGTTAGAGGGTTATGATTTAGAGTTACATAAGATTCAATTAGATGAGTTCAGAATTGCCAAGAAAGAAGGAATAAAGAAAGGGTTGAAGTTCATGTTACTTGACACCACACAAGCAATGTTATTGAGACCAGATGGTCACCCCAATAGATATGGCTATTGGCCAAATGAGAATATGACACTATATAATGATTGTGTCCATTGGTGTTTGCCTGGTCCAATAGACACATGGAgtgattttttattagaaatgttGAAAATGGAAAGTGTAACGTCTATAAGTAAAAATATGATTCATTCATAg